One window of Oncorhynchus masou masou isolate Uvic2021 chromosome 28, UVic_Omas_1.1, whole genome shotgun sequence genomic DNA carries:
- the LOC135517924 gene encoding gelsolin-like, which produces MVYHPEFEKAGQQAGLQVWRIEKFDLVAVPENLYGSFYTGDAYLILNTIKQRSGNLQYDLHFWLGDFCTQDESGAAAIFTVQMDDYLGGKPIQYREVQGHESKVLLGYFKAGLKYLKGGVASGFKHVVTNEVVMQRVLQVKGRRVVRATEVPVSWDSFNQGDCFILDLGSEIYQWCGSQSNHFEKLKATQVAKGIRDNERSGRARVYVCDEGAERDKMIEVLGDKPHFPEGSSDDIKADASNRKMAKLYKVSNASGDMSMSMVAAENPFSQSALESSDCFILDHGSDGKIFIWKGKEANLEERKAAMKAADEFIKKMGYPKHTQVQILPEMGETPLFKQFFKNWRDMDQTEGLGVAYVSNSIAKLEKVPFDAATLHDSPAMSAQHGMVDGGNGEKQIWRIEGSDKVEVDPSTHGQFYGGDSYIILYNYHHGGRQGHIIYMWQGSDSSQDEIGASAILGAQLDDELGGGPVQVRVAQGKEPAHLMSMFGGQPMVVYKGGTSRDGGQSAPAETRLFQVRSNSAGCTRAVEVDAVSSNLNSNDAFLLVTPGASFVWMGQGASDTEKNGTQQLCVILGVSSSELPEGGETDDFWEALGGKAAYRTSSRLRSKDKMDAHPPRLFACSNKSGNFIIEEVPGEMTQEDLATDDVMILDTWDQVFVWIGNEAHEEEKTEAMASAVRYIETDPANRDLRTPIVKIKQGFEPPTFTGWFLGWDHEYWTSDPLERAMAELEL; this is translated from the exons GCGACTTTTGCACCCAGGATGAGAGTGGAGCAGCAGCCATCTTCACAGTCCAGATGGATGACTATTTGGGAGGTAAACCCATCCAGTACCGTGAGGTCCAGGGACATGAATCCAAAGTATTGCTGGGTTACTTCAAGGCTGGACTGAAGTACTTG AAAGGAGGCGTAGCATCTGGGTTCAAACATGTTGTTACCAACGAGGTGGTTATGCAGCGGGTGCTACAGGTCAAAGGTCGGCGTGTTGTCAGGGCGACGGAGGTGCCTGTCAGCTGGGACAGCTTCAACCAGGGAGACTGCTTCATCCTGGACCTGGGCAGC GAGATCTACCAGTGGTGTGGCTCCCAGAGCAACCACTTTGAGAAGCTGAAGGCCACTCAGGTTGCCAAGGGTATCCGTGACAACGAGCGCAGTGGGCGAGCCCGCGTGTACGTGTGTGACGAGGGAGCAGAGCGAGACAAGATGATAGAG GTTCTGGGAGATAAACCCCACTTTCCTGAAGGATCTTCTGATGACATCAAAGCTGATGCCTCAAACAGGAAGATGGCCAAACTGTACAAG GTGTCAAATGCCAGTGGAGACATGTCCATGTCCATGGTGGCAGCAGAGAACCCATTCTCCCAGAGTGCATTGGAGTCCAGCGACTGCTTCATCCTGGATCACGGCTCCGATGGCAAGATCTTCATCTGGAAAG GTAAAGAAGCCAACTTGGAGGAGCGTAAGGCAGCCATGAAGGCAGCAGATGAGTTCATCAAGAAGATGGGCTACCCCAAACACACCCAGGTGCAGATCCTGCCGGAGATGGGAGAGACGCCTCTCTTCAAACAGTTCTTCAAGAACTGGCGTGACATGGACCAGACGGAGGGTCTGGGTGTGGCCTATGTCTCCAACAGCATCGCCAAGCTAGAGAAGGTGCCATTTGATGCTGCCACACTCCACGACTCCCCCGCCATGTCTGCCCAGCACGGCATGGTGGATGGTGGAAACGGAGAGAAGCAG ATCTGGCGTATTGAGGGATCAGACAAGGTGGAAGTGGACCCCTCCACACATGGACAGTTCTATGGCGGAGACAGTTACATCATCCTCTATAACTACCACCATGGAGGACGCCAAGGGCACATCATCTACATGTG GCAAGGAAGTGACTCTTCCCAGGACGAAATTGGTGCTTCGGCCATCTTGGGTGCCCAGTTGGACGATGAGCTTGGTGGTGGGCCTGTGCAG GTGAGGGTGGCCCAGGGCAAGGAGCCAGCTCACCTCATGAGCATGTTTGGGGGGCAACCCATGGTTGTGTACAAGGGAGGTACGTCCAGAGATGGGGGCCAGTCCGCCCCCGCAGAAACACGCCTCTTCCAGGTGCGCTCCAACTCTGCAGGGTGTACAAGAGCTGTGGAG GTTGATGCTGTGTCCTCCAACCTGAACTCCAACGATGCCTTCCTCCTGGTGACTCCTGGAGCCTCCTTCGTGTGGATGGGCCAGGGGGCCAGTGACACTGAGAAAAATGGCACCCAGCAGCTCTGTGTTATCCTGGGGGTGTCCTCCTCAGAACTGCCTGAGGGCGGAGAGACCG ATGATTTCTGGGAGGCTCTAGGAGGGAAGGCAGCGTACCGCACCTCCTCTAGACTCAGAAGCAAGGACAAGATGGACGCCCATCCACCCAGGCTCTTTGCCTGCTCCAACAAGTCTGGAAACTTCATT ATTGAGGAGGTGCCTGGGGAGATGACCCAAGAAGATCTGGCCACTGATGATGTCATGATCCTGGACACATGGGATCAG GTGTTTGTCTGGATCGGGAATGAAGCCCACGAAGAGGAGAAGACTGAGGCGATGGCCTCCG CTGTGCGTTACATTGAGACGGACCCTGCCAACCGTGACCTCAGGACACCCATCGTGAAGATCAAGCAAGGGTTCGAGCCACCCACGTTCACCGGCTGGTTCCTGGGCTGGGACCATGAGTACTGGACCAGCGACCCCCTGGAGCGGGCCATGGCTGAGCTGGAGCTGTGA